The following proteins are co-located in the Mus caroli chromosome 7, CAROLI_EIJ_v1.1, whole genome shotgun sequence genome:
- the LOC110298313 gene encoding 5-hydroxyisourate hydrolase isoform X3 — protein MSSRTAPRLMTLQRHLGWPQAGNMATESSPLTTHVLDTASGLPAQGLCLRLSRLEAPCQQWMELRTSYTNLDGRCPGLLTPSQIKPGTYKLFFDTESYWKERGQESFYPYVEKVSRDLRHYDTSG, from the exons atgagttccaggaccgccccGCGGCTGATGACGCTCCAGAGACACTTAGGCTGGCCGCAG GCTGGCAACATGGCTACCGAGAGCAGTCCCCTGACTACTCACGTTCTAGACACTGCCTCAGGGCTCCCTGCCCAAGGCCTCTGCCTCCGGCTGTCCCGCCTGGAGGCCCCCTGCCAGCAGTGGATGGAGCTGAGGACAAG CTACACAAACCTGGATGGTCGCTGTCCTGGGCTCCTGACACCAAGCCAGATAAAGCCAGGCACCTATAAGCTGTTCTTCGACACAGAGAGCTACTGGAAAGAGCGGGGTCAAGAGAGCTTTTACCCCTATGTAGAG AAGGTGTCCAGGGACCTGAGGCACTATGATACTTCAGGATGA
- the LOC110298313 gene encoding 5-hydroxyisourate hydrolase isoform X4, producing the protein MSSRTAPRLMTLQRHLGWPQAGNMATESSPLTTHVLDTASGLPAQGLCLRLSRLEAPCQQWMELRTSYTNLDGRCPGLLTPSQIKPGTYKLFFDTESYWKERGQESFYPYVEPAWHLTS; encoded by the exons atgagttccaggaccgccccGCGGCTGATGACGCTCCAGAGACACTTAGGCTGGCCGCAG GCTGGCAACATGGCTACCGAGAGCAGTCCCCTGACTACTCACGTTCTAGACACTGCCTCAGGGCTCCCTGCCCAAGGCCTCTGCCTCCGGCTGTCCCGCCTGGAGGCCCCCTGCCAGCAGTGGATGGAGCTGAGGACAAG CTACACAAACCTGGATGGTCGCTGTCCTGGGCTCCTGACACCAAGCCAGATAAAGCCAGGCACCTATAAGCTGTTCTTCGACACAGAGAGCTACTGGAAAGAGCGGGGTCAAGAGAGCTTTTACCCCTATGTAGAG CCGGCATGGCACCTGACCTCCTGA
- the LOC110298313 gene encoding 5-hydroxyisourate hydrolase isoform X1, which translates to MSSRTAPRLMTLQRHLGWPQAGNMATESSPLTTHVLDTASGLPAQGLCLRLSRLEAPCQQWMELRTSYTNLDGRCPGLLTPSQIKPGTYKLFFDTESYWKERGQESFYPYVEVVFTITKETQKFHVPLLLSPWSYTTYRGS; encoded by the exons atgagttccaggaccgccccGCGGCTGATGACGCTCCAGAGACACTTAGGCTGGCCGCAG GCTGGCAACATGGCTACCGAGAGCAGTCCCCTGACTACTCACGTTCTAGACACTGCCTCAGGGCTCCCTGCCCAAGGCCTCTGCCTCCGGCTGTCCCGCCTGGAGGCCCCCTGCCAGCAGTGGATGGAGCTGAGGACAAG CTACACAAACCTGGATGGTCGCTGTCCTGGGCTCCTGACACCAAGCCAGATAAAGCCAGGCACCTATAAGCTGTTCTTCGACACAGAGAGCTACTGGAAAGAGCGGGGTCAAGAGAGCTTTTACCCCTATGTAGAG GTGGTTTTCACTATTACAAAGGAGACCCAGAAGTTCCACGTACCTCTGCTGCTGAGCCCATGGTCCTACACCACCTACCGGGGGAGTTAA
- the LOC110298313 gene encoding 5-hydroxyisourate hydrolase isoform X2, whose product MDQLKLKAGNMATESSPLTTHVLDTASGLPAQGLCLRLSRLEAPCQQWMELRTSYTNLDGRCPGLLTPSQIKPGTYKLFFDTESYWKERGQESFYPYVEVVFTITKETQKFHVPLLLSPWSYTTYRGS is encoded by the exons ATGGACCAGCTAAAACTGAAG GCTGGCAACATGGCTACCGAGAGCAGTCCCCTGACTACTCACGTTCTAGACACTGCCTCAGGGCTCCCTGCCCAAGGCCTCTGCCTCCGGCTGTCCCGCCTGGAGGCCCCCTGCCAGCAGTGGATGGAGCTGAGGACAAG CTACACAAACCTGGATGGTCGCTGTCCTGGGCTCCTGACACCAAGCCAGATAAAGCCAGGCACCTATAAGCTGTTCTTCGACACAGAGAGCTACTGGAAAGAGCGGGGTCAAGAGAGCTTTTACCCCTATGTAGAG GTGGTTTTCACTATTACAAAGGAGACCCAGAAGTTCCACGTACCTCTGCTGCTGAGCCCATGGTCCTACACCACCTACCGGGGGAGTTAA